A stretch of Gasterosteus aculeatus chromosome 4, fGasAcu3.hap1.1, whole genome shotgun sequence DNA encodes these proteins:
- the etv6 gene encoding transcription factor ETV6 isoform X1, with amino-acid sequence MSESSSAANKQERSSFSPSANPLPNSTSSPVHAPAARPASRMEDEPARLPAHLRLQPVFWSREDVSQWLRWAEKEFALRPITSGSFQMNGKALLLLTKEDFRYRSPHSGDVLYELLQHILKQRKPHAFYPSAYFPGNSFQSLPESATQHLKLEETVRRAPRGSEPLPQHPPTIELRHRSRSPHHQTARQSPLDPSHPRTAGEDHTQAFPQLPDSNHHPPEEMYPLSVSPAAPNGRCGTPRDGPCPGSPGGQDAGPPRVIQLMPSAIMNPLLLSPSRSAGGGAMDFRHGRGGATTQGTLENGREGKIHGHHHHQIPMSQQQHLLQQQQQQEEALYRNHVIMPVSPPEEPQIPIGRIADCRLLWDYVYQLLSDSRYENYIRWEDTESKVFRIMDPNGLARLWGNHKNRTNMTYEKMSRALRHYYKLNIIRKEPGQRLLFRFMKTPDEIMNGQTDRLEHLESDTDEQIYIKEEC; translated from the exons ATGTCCGAATCCTCCTCCGCTGCGAACAAG CAGGAGAGGAGCTCTTTCAGTCCTTCCGCCAACCCGCTGCCAAACTCCACTTCCTCCCCCGTCCATGCTCCCGCCGCGAGGCCGGCCAGCCGAATGGAGGACGAGCCCGCCAGGCTGCCCGCGCACCTGC GTTTGCAGCCGGTCTTCTGGAGCAGGGAGGACGTGTCCCAGTGGCTGAGGTGGGCAGAGAAGGAGTTCGCCCTGCGGCCGATCACCAGCGGCTCTTTCCAAATGAACGGCAAAGCCCTTCTGCTGCTCACCAAGGAGGACTTCCGCTATCGATCTCCCCACTCCG gggacgtcctgtacgagctgctgcagcacatcCTAAAGCAGAGGAAGCCCCACGCGTTCTACCCGTCGGCCTACTTCCCCGGGAACTCCTTCCAGTCGCTGCCCGAGAGCGCCACGCAGCACCTGAAGCTGGAAG AAACGGTACGGCGAGCACCGCGTGGTTCAGAGCCGCTGCCCCAGCATCCACCCACCATCGAGCTGCGTCACCGCTCCCGCTCCCCCCACCACCAGACCGCCAGACAATCCCCCCTGGATCCAAGCCACCCGCGCACCGCCGGCGAGGACCACACCCAGGCCTTCCCCCAGCTGCCCGacagcaaccaccacccgcCCGAGGAAATGTACCCTCTGTCGGTGTCCCCGGCGGCGCCCAACGGCCGCTGCGGGACGCCCCGAGACGGCCCCTGCCCGGGGAGCCCCGGGGGCCAAGACGCGGGCCCGCCTCGCGTCATCCAGCTCATGCCCAGCGCCATCATGAACCCGCTGCTCCTCAGCCCGAGCAGGAGCGCCGGGGGCGGCGCCATGGACTTCCGGCACGGCCGCGGTGGGGCCACTACGCAGGGGACGCTGGAAAACGGCCGCGAGGGTAAAATCCACGGGcaccaccaccatcaaataCCCATGTCCCAACAGCAGCAtctactgcagcagcagcagcagcaggaggaggcgctCTACAGGAACCACGTCATCATGCCCGTGTCGCCTCCAGAAGAGCCACAGATACCCATCGGGCGGATCGCAG ACTGCAGGCTGCTGTGGGACTACGTCTACCAGCTCCTGTCAGACAGCAGGTACGAGAACTACATCCGCTGGGAGGATACAGAAAGCAAAGTCTTCCGCATCATGGACCCCAACGGCCTGGCCAGGCTCTGGGGAAATCACAAG AACCGGACCAACATGACGTACGAGAAGATGTCGCGAGCACTGAGACACTACTACAAACTGAACATCATCAGGAAGGAGCCTGGACAAAGACTGCTATTCAG GTTCATGAAAACCCCCGACGAGATAATGAACGGACAGACGGACCGGCTGGAGCACCTGGAGTCCGACACGGACGAACAAATCTACATCAAAGAGGAGTGCTGA
- the etv6 gene encoding transcription factor ETV6 isoform X2 codes for MSESSSAANKERSSFSPSANPLPNSTSSPVHAPAARPASRMEDEPARLPAHLRLQPVFWSREDVSQWLRWAEKEFALRPITSGSFQMNGKALLLLTKEDFRYRSPHSGDVLYELLQHILKQRKPHAFYPSAYFPGNSFQSLPESATQHLKLEETVRRAPRGSEPLPQHPPTIELRHRSRSPHHQTARQSPLDPSHPRTAGEDHTQAFPQLPDSNHHPPEEMYPLSVSPAAPNGRCGTPRDGPCPGSPGGQDAGPPRVIQLMPSAIMNPLLLSPSRSAGGGAMDFRHGRGGATTQGTLENGREGKIHGHHHHQIPMSQQQHLLQQQQQQEEALYRNHVIMPVSPPEEPQIPIGRIADCRLLWDYVYQLLSDSRYENYIRWEDTESKVFRIMDPNGLARLWGNHKNRTNMTYEKMSRALRHYYKLNIIRKEPGQRLLFRFMKTPDEIMNGQTDRLEHLESDTDEQIYIKEEC; via the exons ATGTCCGAATCCTCCTCCGCTGCGAACAAG GAGAGGAGCTCTTTCAGTCCTTCCGCCAACCCGCTGCCAAACTCCACTTCCTCCCCCGTCCATGCTCCCGCCGCGAGGCCGGCCAGCCGAATGGAGGACGAGCCCGCCAGGCTGCCCGCGCACCTGC GTTTGCAGCCGGTCTTCTGGAGCAGGGAGGACGTGTCCCAGTGGCTGAGGTGGGCAGAGAAGGAGTTCGCCCTGCGGCCGATCACCAGCGGCTCTTTCCAAATGAACGGCAAAGCCCTTCTGCTGCTCACCAAGGAGGACTTCCGCTATCGATCTCCCCACTCCG gggacgtcctgtacgagctgctgcagcacatcCTAAAGCAGAGGAAGCCCCACGCGTTCTACCCGTCGGCCTACTTCCCCGGGAACTCCTTCCAGTCGCTGCCCGAGAGCGCCACGCAGCACCTGAAGCTGGAAG AAACGGTACGGCGAGCACCGCGTGGTTCAGAGCCGCTGCCCCAGCATCCACCCACCATCGAGCTGCGTCACCGCTCCCGCTCCCCCCACCACCAGACCGCCAGACAATCCCCCCTGGATCCAAGCCACCCGCGCACCGCCGGCGAGGACCACACCCAGGCCTTCCCCCAGCTGCCCGacagcaaccaccacccgcCCGAGGAAATGTACCCTCTGTCGGTGTCCCCGGCGGCGCCCAACGGCCGCTGCGGGACGCCCCGAGACGGCCCCTGCCCGGGGAGCCCCGGGGGCCAAGACGCGGGCCCGCCTCGCGTCATCCAGCTCATGCCCAGCGCCATCATGAACCCGCTGCTCCTCAGCCCGAGCAGGAGCGCCGGGGGCGGCGCCATGGACTTCCGGCACGGCCGCGGTGGGGCCACTACGCAGGGGACGCTGGAAAACGGCCGCGAGGGTAAAATCCACGGGcaccaccaccatcaaataCCCATGTCCCAACAGCAGCAtctactgcagcagcagcagcagcaggaggaggcgctCTACAGGAACCACGTCATCATGCCCGTGTCGCCTCCAGAAGAGCCACAGATACCCATCGGGCGGATCGCAG ACTGCAGGCTGCTGTGGGACTACGTCTACCAGCTCCTGTCAGACAGCAGGTACGAGAACTACATCCGCTGGGAGGATACAGAAAGCAAAGTCTTCCGCATCATGGACCCCAACGGCCTGGCCAGGCTCTGGGGAAATCACAAG AACCGGACCAACATGACGTACGAGAAGATGTCGCGAGCACTGAGACACTACTACAAACTGAACATCATCAGGAAGGAGCCTGGACAAAGACTGCTATTCAG GTTCATGAAAACCCCCGACGAGATAATGAACGGACAGACGGACCGGCTGGAGCACCTGGAGTCCGACACGGACGAACAAATCTACATCAAAGAGGAGTGCTGA